ACGCTTTAATCTacgtttaccccccccccgcccccccgttaGCTGCCCTTTGATGAGAACAACCACCTCGCCTCCTCCTGCTAACCGGTCCGTTCACCGCAGTCTCCATATTGTCTTTATGTTTTGACCGCAGCAGGTCGAGAGACTTCCGTCCCCGCGAGGGAGGAACGCGCCCCGATGTCATCCGCGTGTTTAGCAAATATTCATAAAGAACTTCATCTGATCCGTAATATCAGGGTCGCTCATTTTAaccaaatgtaatatttcttgtatcaatataatatatatatattaggaatattatattacatttggtAAATGATTGcccggatatatatatatatatatatatatatatatatatatatatatatatatatatatatatatatatatatatagtctttatatttatacatctaTAAATATGTGTCCataaatgtatacatatataaataaatgtctttacatTCATATATCTGTTTTCTAACTAAATGTCAAACAGAACGAGTTTAAAACGTCTCACTGATTCATCTCTTTTAAACTCCTAAATATAAACAAGCTGAAAGGATTCCAGATCTGTTATTCATCCCCAGAATGGAGTAATATAAAAGTTTATGtgataataaatacacaaattaaCATCGAAGCTGAGGCAGATAAGCCGCGGGTCGTTTATTTGAATTAACTGCTGCCAGCAAACTTGTGATTGTGGCAAAAATGAATTGTTATGAATTTATTAACAGAAACCAAATGTAACCACTTCTCTCCTagattatttattcttttcttttatttaaattaaataaaaaataccttCCGAAATGTAGTTTCCGTTGGAATTTCTTTGCATTTCTGTGATGTATTTTCTCCTTTACGCATTAACAGGAGATGTGCTGGTTGTTGACATCTTTAAACACGACAGATTCATAGCGTGTGCGCGCTTTTAGTGCAAAGTCATTTGCCATAATGccggttttgtttttcataattCATAAGTCCggaatgtgtttttactttatgaCAGCGCGACATGCCGCTTCGATCCTTTTATTCTTTTGACGTCACTAATAAACGATTTAATCAATCAGTCATAttccctcctcgtctcctcccggTTTAACGCGCACGCGGCGCCGCCAGCCTCGGGCCCGGGTTTGTTTAGTTTGCCTGCGGTGTGGTGCGTGTCTGCGCACTGACCCGGGTCCATGTCCAGGCAGTGCGCCGGGTCCTCTCCGTCCGCGGCGAGGCTCTCCATGGACAGCTgcagctccttctcctcccagccgcgcagcttcctcttcttgttGGAGCCGATCAGGGCCTCCACGGAGAACGCGTGGGCTCTCGAGCTCAGAGCCGCGGCCGATCGCCTCCTCTCACTCATTTCTGTCAGATCCACCCGcaccgggggggagggagggaggagggcttcagaggagggggggggggaggaattgTCGGAAATATCCCTCTGCGTGCGTCCAACGCGGTGGTCGAATgaagcgtaaaaataaaaataaaaaataaagggggTCACGCGTCGATGTTTACAGGCGCGAACTCACCAACGAGTCCAAAGTAATCCCAAAGGTGACTAGGAGCGGCGCGCGGGGCGTCCGGCGCGGCGCTGCACCATCCTGGCTGCGCGAGGGCTCGGGTCCGGGTGCGGGTGCGGGTGCGGGTcggtgggggggtttggggagggggaggcggaccGCGCGACTCTGCGTGCTTCCTCTCCGCGTCgcgcttcttctctctctgtccccccgcAGAACTCCTCGCTGATTGATACTCGCttctgggggggagggagtttcccctttttttttttccttctcgcGGGCGcgaaggggggcggggcctcgaGCGCGAACGCTGTCAAACAACCAGCAGTCCAATCAGGAGCGAGGAGAGACTGCGAGGCGCGGAGGTCTGTCCAatggcaggagggggggggggggggggggtgactctCTAACGTTTTATACGCTTTCCTGcgaaacattaaaataaatgaaaaataaaacggTTTCAGCTGAAGTTGTTTGCAAGTTTTTTTTCTGATGATGGCGATGATGATGACGCCAGCTTCATCCTGCGGGGCCCGAGTCTGTCCCCGaggggcccccccccccgaggtccTCCGAGTCGGTTCTCTGGAGAGGGATTGTGGGTAAAATCACTTTACAGGTGAGGAGGCCGAACAGGTGTCAGAGGCAGGACGAGCCAGTCGGGGGGGTCAGAACAGAACACGAGATTTGACCACAAACCGGAGTGTTTACACTGTTTAgagttcttctccttctctctgtttcaTCTATTTAAAATAATGTGCACAACGTAAAGTAGTTCATGAATTTTACTCCAACACATTAAAACAATTATAAGGCAGAATGACTTTACAATATTCTATTCCCACTTTTAACTAAATGAGGACGATTATTCGATTCAACTACAACCAATTCAAATAATGGATTCTGAGTTCATTCCCGAGTTTAATATTTATGTTGGGAAATATTTCTACTGCGGTCTAATTCAAAGAAGAGTTCTTTATAATTAATTGGTTATTAAGTCAGGTCCATTGGATTTATATTCCTAAATCATACATTTGTTTCGGTGGTCTATTAAAGTTCACTTACACTAACAACGTTATCAATAATAACAGTTGATAATACATATTAAATATCGCATTAAAGATGAGAATAACAATAATGCACGCAGACTATTTTATTGCATCTTTTGGGCTCAATCGTCGCTTCTTACCGCGAGGAAGAGAATTAGTTTGCGCGTCTTCAGCCTGACAGATTTCCGCAGACCACGTCGttctgcgtgcgtgtgcgcgcagcGGCGGAAAACAGCCCCCCGGTTCCGACAGTTTGTTACCGCGGCGTCTGAAGAACGACGCTTTGCAAAAGGTCACCGAGCTTCACCTCAAGGGATCCAGCAACCGCGTCAATCGCGCCATTCTGTATTTAATACTAAATTAGATTGTCAGCGgaaatttattttattctcatttgGTTGTAGGCCTGATTCACACAACTAGCCGGGGAAATATCGTAAGTCCTTTTGTTAATTATAAATTGTTAGATGATTCTGTGCTGCTTTGCGTCGTTAACCTCGTGcagtaaaaaactaaaatcaaCTGTTTGCAGTTTGGATTTAATTATCGGCCAAACGGTCAGACGTCCACATCCGGGACATTCAGCCCACATTTAAATACCACTCGATTCGTGTTCCAACATTCGGATCACTAACTGACAATTTCTCCTTTCAGTTTTCAGATATCATATATGTCGGTGTCGTCATTGCTCAAAAAGCACGCGTCCAGCTTTTTTGTTCTGTGACGTCAGGCCACGCAGACGGACACGTGGACGGCGCGGGCGGACACGTGCCCGTTAATATTCAATTATCGAAGGAAAGCGTTTGACCCTGCGTGACCCCTCGGGGCATTGAGACCACGCTAAAGAACCCCGAGTGGCGGCAGCTTTCCGTGCATTACGTCACCGGCTTGATCCCAaccggagaggtcagaggtcatcggGGGCgatcaagaagaaaaaaaagcagaaaataaatagtGACGATGCGATCGACGAGAAGACATTTTGAGTTTTCTTGGAGCACGAAATTGGGTTACGCGCATTTCTGTGTTGTTATCAGACAAATTGAAGTTGTAATTCTACATATAAAAAGTTTATTTGTTAACGCTTTTCTAAAAGGTGCGCAGTAATGTGCTCCCGCCAAATTCTGCTGTTTGGCCATTTATGAAGTCCAATTCCGTAAGGAACCTTCAATGAACGTTTCCACAGAAACCACAACACTAACCAGATAGATAAATAAATTAAGTAGAATCAAAATACGTATGAATaattgtaataaaaacaaatagtaTCAATGTAAAACATtagttaaaaaatttaaaaaataaaataaaaaacattatcataataaataaataatatagacgggtaaaaaatgtttttaaatgcactGTATTGTTTGACGTTAATTCATTCTAAATTAAGTTcatgttgaaataaaaaaaaaaactttttatttgacGATTTgattaatagtcatgtaagtcATAAACGTTAAGAGCTTCAAGGTttacaacatttatatttatttctcctccttcttcttaaATAAAACTACCATAAAACTACATTTATTACCTCCGCGCGTAAAACGGTTCAGTGACGGTGTCGCGTGCACATTAAACATTACTCCACCCGCGTCACTGACGTGCGTTTGTTATAACGCGGCTCGCACtagtgcgcgcgcgtgtgtgtgtgtgtgcgtgcacgcttTTAATTAAAATACTAACATGAGCTTTAAAATAAGGAAGAATGATGAGGGGAAAAGATGAGGAGACAccgtttgtgtgtatgtgtatttctatatatataatatacagtaAAAGTCAgaatattatatacatacatgaacACCCACAACACACatagtatatatattatagtacTAAATCAGAGAATGATTTAGTACTCAGACTTTTATTGGCCAATTTTAGAATTATAactatgattttctttttacagcttTTATTCTTTACCTGTAATAACACATCATTATGTATTATGTACGACTTGTGTTATCACCCTGAATCTGTAAAGAAAGTAGTACATTAAGTCATTAAATAAATGGAGTAATTAAGTGTAAAGTAATGCAAGTTGCACCTTCAAGTAAAGTGCATCAACATGGTACATAAGTACACAAGTACACAAGTAGAAACAGTCATACTCTACGCCCGGAAGcgttaaaatgtgtgtttgtgtgaatacgTTTTCTAAATGagttaaaaatatacaaaaataatattgttgagttgtattaattgtaatcctcctcctcctcctctcaggagaCCCAGGATGAAGGGCAGGACCCTCTGGAGGAACAGGAGAACCAGAACCGAGAGGCAGGGCCTGCTGCAGGAGAACAAGAACATGAAGGTTCCTCGTCGCTTTAAGGTTTCAGTCTTAAGATCTTctatacaaaatataaattaactaataaattatatttttaattcaaaCCACCCAACACTACATAAAATTAAATAAGCTCCACATTTTTATTCTGCAAAATAACAACTTTTATTTCTGGTACTTTAAATTATGTTTAATGCAAAAAACTCAACCTAAATACTATTTAAATACTTAATACTTAATCATAAAATTGTGTTGACATAAACTGGTCATTGTGGTTCACAACAACGGggaaaaaataatgtttgaatAAGATCAAGTTCACTTTTATGTACaaaatccattttattttctcGTGTCGTTTTCAAGTCTTCCTTATTTTTGTGGCGTAATAGTTTGGCTTCAACCGTtaagacaaaacatttaaagataTGGAAAGTATTACTTTTGTGGCGTTTGGAGGAACTAAAAGAGGCAGAACAGAaagatgaataatgaatgaatgaagaagcGTCGTCGTGGGTTCCATCCTGGAAACACCGCGCTGATGAACGAGGTCTGAGGTCGCAGCCTCAGACGCGGCGAGCGTCCCCCTCAGCAGAAGCCCACCCTCTGTCGGACCTCCCGGAGCACCGGGGCGGCGAGCTCTCGAGCCCTGCGTGCCCCCCGGGCCAGCACCGCCTCCAGGTGGGCCCGGTCCCCCCTCAGCCTGCGGATCTCCTCCCTGATGGGCGCCAGCCTCAGGACCACGGCCTCGGCCACCAGCGACTTGTAGGCCCCCGTGTCCATCCCCCGGGCCCGGGACACCGCCTCCTCCGGGCTGATCGCCGCCACGGCGGCGTGGATGGTCACCAGGTTGGACACGCCGGGCCGCGCCTCCGGGTCGAAGGAGACCTCGGAGGTGAAGTCGGTGACGGCGCGGCGGAGCTTGAGGGCGATGTCGTCGGGCGAGTCGGTGAGCGAGATGGTCGCCATCGCTTGGGGGTCGGATTTGGACATTTTGTTGGCGGGGTCGCGGAGGGACTTGACCTTTCGCGTAGAGCCTgagggaggaggtcagagggttagggttaaacgGCTTCTTCAAACAATCATTGGCCTCATTAAAACAATTATTACACATTCGTTCCCCTAAAAAAAACTGACTTTGATAAAGTTTCCAATTTGTTAAATGATCACAAAATGAACTCGAGTTCACTTCGTccccccagtgtgtgtgtgtctgtgtgcgtctgtgtctgtgcgtgtgtgagtctatgtgtgtgtctgtgtgtgtctgtgtgtgtgtgagtgtgtctgtgtgtgtgtgagtgtgtctgtgtgtgtgtgagtgtgtctgtgtgtgcgtgtgtgcgtgtgtgtgtctgtgtgcgtgtgtgtctgtgtgtgagtgtgtgtctgtgtgtgagtgtgtctgtgtgtgtgtgtgtgtctgtgtgcgggtgtgcgtgtgtgtgtgcgtgtgtgtgtctgtgtgcgggtgtgcgtgtgtgtctgtgtgtgggtgtgtgagtgtgtctgtgtgcgggtgtgtgtgtgtgtgtctgtgtctgtgtgtgtgtgtgtgtgtgtgcgtgtgtgcgtgtgtgcgtgtgtgtgtctgtgtgcgggtgtgcgtgtgtgtctgtgtgcgggtgtgcgagtgtgtctgtgtgtgagtgtgtctgtgtgagtgtgtctgtgtgagtgtgtgagtgtgtctgtgtgagtgtgtctgtgtgagtgtgtgagtgtgtctgtgtgagtgtgtctgtgtgagtgtgtctgtgtgcgtgtgtctgtgtgcgtgtgtctgtgtgcgtgtgtctgtgcgggtgtgtgagtgtgtctgtgtgagtgtgtctgtgtgcgggtgtgtgagtctgtgtctgtgtgtgagtgtgtctgtgtgtgagtgtgtctgtgtgtgagtgtgtctgtgtgtgagtgtgtctgtgtgagtgtgtctgtgtgagtgtgtctgtgtgagtgtgtctgtgtgtctgtgtgagtgtgtctgtgtgagtgtgtctgtgtgagtgtgtctgtgtgcgtgtgtctgtgcgggtgtgtgagtgtgtctgtgtgagtgtgtctgtgtgcgggtgtgtgagtctgtgtctgtgtgtgagtgtgtctgtgtgtgagtgtgtctgtgtgtgagtgtgtctgtgtgagtgtgtctgtgtgagtgtgtctgtgcgggtgtgtgagtgtgtctgtgtgagtgtgtctgtgtgcgggtgtgtgagtctgtgtctgtgtgtgtgtgtgtctgtgtctgtgtgtgtctgtgtgtgtctgtgtgtgtgtgtgtgtgtctgtgtgtgtctgtgtgtgtctgtgtgtgtctgtgtgtgtctgtgagtctgtgtctgtgcgtgcgtgagtctgtgtgtgtgagtgtgtgtgagtgtcctcACTGAGCAGGGCGGTGGGTTCGGGGAACAGGTCCCCGTAGCGGTTGTTGAAGATACGAGCCAGATCCTGAGCCAGCTCCAGATGCTGCACCTGGTCCTCTCCAACGGGGACGTGAGTGGacctgagagacaaacagaagaCACGCTGAGCCTCcaacacacaacagacacacacaacagagacacacaacagagacacacacgagTAAATGgtgacacataaaaaaaagaaccaataGAAAAAGCTGCAGACAATCaaatcatgacacacacacacacacacacacacacacacacacacacacagacacacacacacacacacacacacacctgtagagGAGGATGTCGGCGGCCTGGAGGACGGGATACGTGTAGAGGCCCACGCTGCCTTCGTTCTTCAGCTTGCTCTTCATCTGAGGGAaacgcagcagcagaagaaacgTTCACCTTCATGTTTGGTGAAAAGACCAAATCAACACTCACACGTGTTTGAATCCTCAAGCATCAATTCTACTATTATAAGTATCATCAGAATAATCAGGTGCAATAAGGAGAAAGGACCTTCCACTGCGGCAGGTGACGGAGGCGGGGCATGCTGGTCAGACAGCCGAGGATCCAGGAGAGCTCGGCGTGCTCcgacacctggggggggggggtcatgtggtCACGGTTAATCATGAGAATAACACGTTTGTTTCCAAAAGCTCACAGCTGGTGGTCTCCACCACGTCGTGGTCTGTTCACATTCTACAGAGACGGTCTGATGaagaaggagatgaggaggaaggaaggagagggaagAACAAcgagagcaggaagaggaagcgaCCAGGAGATGAGATGAGGACGAAGAGACTAAATGAAgacgcaggaggagaaggacggaGAAGTCaaaaggaggaggtgaagaggaaggaggagaaaaagaagaagatgcagaagaagaacagaataaggaggagatgaagaggaaaaggGACGATGAAGAGAATAAGGAGAACAGGGGAGAAGAAGTCAGAGGAAGAACTGTTGTACTTTATTTAGTTCATGAAATGCAACCACGGAGACAACacctcaaacacctcaaaccCCAACACGGAGGCCTAAGCGAGGAGCGCCTCCGGGTGGCAGAGAGGAGAACTGCTCCTCCGTCAGACACCTGTGATCACCTACCAGCCTGAGATTTAGGAACCCCTCACGGAGGACCTCCGGATAGTAACGCGGCGCTTCCCAAGAGACTTTCTGTGCCACGATCTTCAGGCGCCGGCTCCTCAGTTTGGGGCATCAATCAATAAGCCCATTGGCGATTACCAATAAACATCAAAAACTAAAAGACATCTACTTTTACTTACTagattatttattcatgaatcaAACCAATTACCCCGGTGAGAATGAAGCAGATGTTCCGAAGCGGCGATACAGGAACTGAGGAATAAATGTTCTCGCGGTCTGTAGTTATTTCAATCCAACAACAAGCTTCTCCTGAGCCTGACCGCGTCCCTCGCCACCGTCTCCCGAACCCAAAGAAGTTTTCTAGAAACCCCAAAAATGAAACCTCCATGTTACGCGAACCTCGCTGAGACTTTTCCTTTGAAGGAgggagtttattttgaaaggacagCATGCAGGAGGAGCATCTTTTTCCTGCCTACGAGGACACGTTGGTCTTTCATACTGCACGTATCTGCTCCTTTTCTCCTCAACGGCTGTTTTCTTTGGGGCGGCCACCCGCTGCCAAGTCATGTGGCATGAAGCTAAACgcgggactgtgtgtgtgtgtgtgtgtgtgtgtgtgtgtgtgttctaaagACCTTTTTAAAGGCATGTACACAAATTGTGCAACATGGGATATAAATGTGATGCAATATGTCGACGGGTTAGAAACTTCACTTCATGATTATGTCCAAATGATGACCACTAATGTCCAAAAGACTCGTAGAGCAAGTGGGAGTTGGAGAATATAAATAAAGGTGTTCCTGAGGTATCACGAGAATGAATGGAACGAACGCACAGAGCACTCGGCGACCTCCGGCACCGccgagttaaagctgcattctcggtcgtgaccagcaggaggcgactcctctggtcccatagaagtctacgAGAAAACGACTCAACTGCTGTCAACACGCGAGAATCAAGACACGGGTTCAGAAAGTCCTGTTCAGGACACGCTGAGAAAAAACTAACTGTAATGAAACCGAGCAATGAAGAAAAAATCACATCCTCCCACCTGAGACTGCTGGAACAGAATCGCCCGCTCGGGGTCGATGCCGCAGGCCAACAAGCTGGCCGCCATGTCCAGGACGTTGCTCTTGAGTTGCGCCGGGTCCTGAGGCTGCGTGATGGAGTGCAGGTCCACGATGCTGTAGAGCACCGAGGGGTACCGGTCCTGCAGGCCCACCCAGTTCTCCAGGGCGCCCAGGTAGTTGCCCAGGTGGGGCACACCGGTGGGCTGGATCCCCGAGAACACGCGTCCGCCTCCCGGAGGCTCCTGCGGAGGAGGGAACACTCCTTAACGCCATTCATTGACATTTGGCAAGTTCAAGATGCCAAAGGCCTGGATGTCACATGCAATCGGTGCTGGAGTTCCTCAAATATAAGGCCGTGCATAAAGCTCTGCACAGAGGAGAACGTGttggagagagaaggggggggggtgaaggtgaAAAGGTGAGAAGGCGTGCAGAGACTGAAGTGTCAGTGTGAAACTATCGGCAGGTTTGTGAGGCCAGCAGGCGTCACGCTTCCATTACCCACATGCTAACTCCGTGGCTAGCACCTCTGTTCTCCCCCAAACACAGCCAGCACCAAGAATGCAGCACCTCGCCGGCCAACCGGAATAACCACGGCTTCAGGGCCCCCGTTACCACAACGGCGTGGGAggggcggtgaggggggggcagaaccGGGGGGGGATATCGGACAATCACCAACGTTTTAACCTTATTCAGCTGGAGCGGCGAGCCCCCCCATGTGGAAGACCGCTGTGCAAACATTGGGTTTCTCTTTCTGCAGAACCGGGTCGGGCCAGACGGCCGCAACGACCCCCCCCTGGAAGAGAAGTCTCAACCTACCGGACAACGCGCAACGGGCAACACCTCCTAACCGCCCCCTGGTAGGTTTGGGCTCGCTGTTTTTGTTGGACGGCGAGTAAGTGTTCAACCCGACCACTggcccctgccccccccctcccttccctccctccctcagcatGGACGGATCGAATAATGACTGCATGTGAGGCCAACGTGGGTCCGAGAAGGCTCCATCTACTGGCCTGGGGGAGCTGGTCGCTGcccggtgagagagagagagagagagaaggggggcgggggggggttggtggggggggcggaagGAACTGGGTGCTTATGTCATTACCGACGGGGTAATTGCACCGGGGGGCCATTGATGCGGAGAGGTGTCAGGATTGATTTGAGTCTGGCTCATGCGTGTTCTCACCTCAAGCCGACACACCAgatgcatgcccccccccccccccccccccaggggaaGCCATTAGCCATCCAGACATGCTAATGGTGTCATTTGAGCCAATCAAGTGTCAAGTGCGAGTCAACGCGCGCAGCTAACTAGCCGCCGGGCAACCACGCTGCTTTGGGCGGACACCTCCAcattagagggggggggggggggggggggtcgaagaGACAGAAGAGACAGCGAAGCAATTAAATGTTGATTAAATCATAAATGTAAAATCGACTGGATCGATTGGTTGGCCGAGGTCATCAGGGTTCGTCCTACGGGGAACATGAATG
The window above is part of the Gasterosteus aculeatus chromosome 16, fGasAcu3.hap1.1, whole genome shotgun sequence genome. Proteins encoded here:
- the wars2 gene encoding tryptophan--tRNA ligase, mitochondrial isoform X2, whose protein sequence is MAPSVWTSAKHLRRFIRSFCPAKRPLSRGGCSANTEPPGGGRVFSGIQPTGVPHLGNYLGALENWVGLQDRYPSVLYSIVDLHSITQPQDPAQLKSNVLDMAASLLACGIDPERAILFQQSQMKSKLKNEGSVGLYTYPVLQAADILLYRSTHVPVGEDQVQHLELAQDLARIFNNRYGDLFPEPTALLSSTRKVKSLRDPANKMSKSDPQAMATISLTDSPDDIALKLRRAVTDFTSEVSFDPEARPGVSNLVTIHAAVAAISPEEAVSRARGMDTGAYKSLVAEAVVLRLAPIREEIRRLRGDRAHLEAVLARGARRARELAAPVLREVRQRVGFC
- the wars2 gene encoding tryptophan--tRNA ligase, mitochondrial isoform X1, with the translated sequence MRLPRLSFQRLRSVTSQSKMAPSVWTSAKHLRRFIRSFCPAKRPLSRGGCSANTEPPGGGRVFSGIQPTGVPHLGNYLGALENWVGLQDRYPSVLYSIVDLHSITQPQDPAQLKSNVLDMAASLLACGIDPERAILFQQSQVSEHAELSWILGCLTSMPRLRHLPQWKMKSKLKNEGSVGLYTYPVLQAADILLYRSTHVPVGEDQVQHLELAQDLARIFNNRYGDLFPEPTALLSSTRKVKSLRDPANKMSKSDPQAMATISLTDSPDDIALKLRRAVTDFTSEVSFDPEARPGVSNLVTIHAAVAAISPEEAVSRARGMDTGAYKSLVAEAVVLRLAPIREEIRRLRGDRAHLEAVLARGARRARELAAPVLREVRQRVGFC